One window of Methanothermobacter tenebrarum genomic DNA carries:
- a CDS encoding UPF0147 family protein gives MSNKTFERVSKILKTIMEDTSVPRNIRRAAEESNEILQNEEEDVTIRASTVISILDEISNDPNIPIHARTLIWEILSELESI, from the coding sequence ATGAGTAACAAGACTTTTGAGAGGGTTTCCAAAATCTTAAAGACTATAATGGAGGATACTAGCGTCCCAAGGAATATTAGAAGGGCCGCGGAGGAATCGAATGAAATATTACAGAATGAGGAAGAAGATGTAACTATCCGAGCAAGTACTGTTATATCAATACTTGATGAGATTAGTAATGACCCTAACATCCCCATACATGCAAGGACACTAATATGGGAAATCCTAAGCGAACTTGAATCAATATGA
- a CDS encoding cobalt-precorrin 5A hydrolase — MKIALLSVTKSGLKISKQLKMKLSQDPRIFQVDIFHKNVKETLRRIFDDYDAIIGIMAMGIMVRSICGLLSDKRRDPAIIVMDDAGKHVISLISGHLGGANDLTLEIANLTSARPVITTSTDVHGCMGIDALAKKYYWKIKNTDKIVKFNRALLDGAKIIIESPENLEYLFNDQLFRKSYMIKKGEDKIIKAILDKDEIKIKPCRLVAGVGTKKGINEEKIIEGLKKALSFLDLPLERLDIIATGEMKKGEKGIINASRILKKPLKFVDLNDLRLEDTHSKSSFVEDKFGVGSVCEAAALHVAGRGSRLILRKTSYDGIAIAVAVSREKVF, encoded by the coding sequence TGAAAATAGCATTGTTATCCGTGACCAAAAGCGGGTTGAAGATCTCAAAACAACTTAAAATGAAACTCTCACAAGATCCAAGAATATTCCAAGTTGATATCTTCCATAAAAATGTTAAAGAAACCCTCAGGAGGATATTCGATGATTATGATGCGATTATTGGTATAATGGCCATGGGTATAATGGTAAGGAGTATCTGCGGGCTTTTATCAGATAAAAGACGAGATCCTGCGATTATTGTGATGGATGATGCTGGAAAGCATGTTATAAGTTTAATCTCCGGACATCTTGGGGGTGCGAATGATTTAACATTAGAAATAGCAAATTTAACAAGTGCAAGGCCAGTTATTACCACATCCACAGACGTCCATGGTTGCATGGGTATAGATGCACTTGCAAAAAAATACTATTGGAAAATAAAAAACACAGATAAGATAGTTAAATTTAACAGGGCATTATTAGACGGTGCAAAAATAATAATAGAATCCCCTGAGAACCTAGAATATCTATTCAATGACCAGCTTTTCAGGAAAAGTTACATGATAAAGAAAGGTGAAGATAAAATCATCAAAGCAATCCTAGATAAAGACGAAATCAAGATAAAACCTTGTAGACTCGTTGCAGGTGTAGGTACAAAAAAGGGCATCAACGAAGAAAAGATAATAGAAGGTCTAAAAAAGGCCTTATCATTCTTGGATCTTCCACTTGAAAGATTAGACATCATTGCAACAGGGGAGATGAAAAAGGGCGAAAAGGGTATAATAAACGCTTCAAGGATCTTGAAGAAACCATTAAAGTTTGTGGATTTGAATGATTTGAGATTGGAGGATACACATTCAAAGTCTAGTTTTGTGGAGGACAAGTTTGGCGTGGGGAGTGTCTGTGAAGCCGCTGCACTTCATGTTGCAGGGAGAGGGTCGCGACTTATCCTAAGAAAAACAAGTTATGATGGGATTGCGATAGCAGTGGCTGTATCCCGAGAAAAAGTTTTTTAA